In Chryseobacterium turcicum, a single window of DNA contains:
- a CDS encoding biliverdin-producing heme oxygenase, producing MVSEYLKQNTAEYHDAAEKLFSSEKIFNKTFTLEDYKKIINTNYLMLLHSENKIFTSLSDKFSEKLQLNQRVKLPLIEKDLASLALENQTPSHDFELANDFEALGAMYVIEGSTLGGNVIAKQLSKTEGFDNVTFNFFGCYQENTGSMWKNFKEVLDTEVTEENYNEVLAGAKKLYTFLLNVN from the coding sequence ATGGTATCTGAATATCTAAAACAAAATACAGCCGAGTATCACGATGCAGCTGAAAAATTATTTAGCTCTGAAAAAATTTTTAATAAAACCTTTACTTTAGAAGATTATAAAAAAATCATCAACACCAATTATTTGATGTTGCTTCACAGTGAAAACAAAATTTTCACCAGTCTTTCTGATAAGTTTTCTGAAAAACTTCAATTAAATCAAAGAGTAAAACTTCCTTTGATTGAGAAAGATTTGGCAAGTTTGGCATTAGAAAATCAAACTCCGTCTCACGATTTTGAATTGGCTAATGATTTTGAAGCTTTGGGAGCAATGTATGTGATTGAAGGTTCTACTTTAGGTGGAAACGTTATCGCAAAACAACTTTCTAAAACTGAAGGATTTGATAATGTAACATTTAATTTCTTCGGTTGTTATCAGGAAAATACAGGATCGATGTGGAAGAATTTCAAAGAAGTTTTAGACACTGAAGTTACTGAAGAAAACTATAATGAAGTGTTAGCAGGCGCTAAAAAATTATATACGTTTTTATTAAACGTTAATTAA
- a CDS encoding malate dehydrogenase, with protein sequence MKVTVVGAGAVGASCAEYIAMKDFCSEVVLVDIKEGFAEGKAMDLMQTASLNGFDTKITGTTGDYSKTAGSHVAVITSGIPRKPGMTREELIGINAGIVKEVTENLVKNSPDVIIIVVSNPMDTMAYLVHKTSGLPKHKIIGMGGALDSARFKYRLAEALEAPISDVDGMVIAAHSDTGMLPLLSKATRNGVPVTEFLDEAKQQYVIEETKVGGATLTKLLGTSAWYAPGAAVSVMVQAIACDQKKMIPCSLMLDGEYGESDICLGVPAIIGKNGVESIVTISLTEEEKAKFAEAAQAVREVNGDLKF encoded by the coding sequence ATGAAAGTAACTGTAGTAGGCGCAGGCGCTGTAGGAGCAAGTTGTGCAGAATACATCGCAATGAAAGACTTCTGTTCAGAAGTAGTTTTAGTAGATATTAAAGAAGGTTTTGCTGAAGGAAAAGCAATGGACTTGATGCAAACTGCATCTTTGAACGGATTTGATACAAAAATTACGGGTACAACAGGAGATTACAGCAAAACAGCAGGTTCTCACGTAGCAGTAATCACTTCTGGAATTCCAAGAAAACCAGGAATGACAAGAGAAGAATTAATCGGTATCAACGCTGGAATTGTAAAAGAAGTTACTGAAAACTTAGTAAAAAACTCTCCGGACGTAATCATTATTGTGGTTTCTAACCCAATGGATACTATGGCTTATTTGGTACACAAAACTTCAGGTCTTCCTAAGCACAAAATCATCGGTATGGGTGGTGCTTTAGATTCTGCAAGATTCAAATACAGATTGGCTGAAGCTTTAGAAGCTCCAATTTCTGACGTAGACGGTATGGTAATCGCTGCTCACAGTGATACTGGTATGCTTCCTTTATTGAGCAAAGCGACAAGAAACGGAGTTCCAGTAACTGAGTTTCTTGACGAAGCTAAACAACAATATGTAATCGAAGAAACTAAAGTTGGTGGTGCTACATTAACTAAATTATTAGGAACTTCTGCTTGGTACGCTCCGGGTGCTGCAGTATCTGTAATGGTTCAGGCAATTGCATGTGACCAAAAGAAAATGATTCCTTGTTCATTAATGCTTGACGGAGAGTATGGCGAAAGCGATATTTGTCTTGGTGTTCCTGCAATTATCGGGAAAAACGGTGTTGAAAGCATCGTAACAATTTCTTTAACTGAAGAAGAAAAAGCTAAATTTGCTGAAGCTGCACAAGCGGTAAGAGAAGTAAATGGTGATTTGAAGTTTTAA
- a CDS encoding glycine-rich domain-containing protein — translation MMNKELWKKIEDFDFDFPKSEYDFTLRLAHENYWTQNFTKQAVLEYKKFMYLAAVSEMMVSPSEIVDTVWHQHLIFTKSYSEFCKILGKQIQHIPSTHNKEDFQKFKLAKERTTKLYETEFGKHPENIWNYSNPFESLHLGKSKFKLRTALIVGILAFVVLSFPLYFLLKSLYLSIENPDFIFLFLGLTVITFTGLEWYNRRKFAQAAHLFSKDSFIFNLQPYELIYLKNKNISPVINGAVNELIDNGSIKINADQTISTNKLTFIKSREHQQIVDLLNELGKTSYSNFFIQLIKKPVFTNMINSMEAVKKYFNRSRFFSNLFVLNLIVFLSLMMFGFLRITTGILREKPILQISFVVIILIFMMIGYLFRLTLLFGSKILPNLYKTVILPKKNTNNDWQWSYFLLGTAVLTTSFAPLTNQTTAITSDGGCGTSSSDSSCGGSSCSSCGGCGGD, via the coding sequence ATGATGAATAAAGAGCTTTGGAAAAAAATTGAAGATTTCGATTTTGATTTCCCTAAAAGTGAGTATGATTTTACATTAAGGCTGGCTCATGAAAATTATTGGACTCAGAATTTTACAAAACAGGCAGTTTTAGAATACAAAAAATTCATGTATCTGGCTGCGGTTTCAGAAATGATGGTTTCGCCTTCTGAGATTGTCGATACCGTGTGGCATCAACATCTTATTTTCACTAAATCTTATTCAGAATTTTGTAAAATTCTAGGGAAGCAGATTCAGCACATTCCTTCTACTCACAATAAAGAAGATTTTCAGAAATTTAAACTTGCCAAAGAACGTACAACAAAATTATACGAAACTGAATTTGGAAAACACCCTGAAAACATCTGGAATTATTCAAACCCTTTTGAAAGTCTACACCTAGGAAAATCAAAATTCAAACTAAGAACCGCATTAATTGTAGGGATATTAGCATTCGTTGTTCTAAGTTTTCCTCTATACTTTTTGTTGAAATCTTTATATCTAAGCATTGAAAATCCTGATTTTATTTTCCTATTTTTAGGATTAACCGTAATCACTTTTACAGGATTAGAATGGTATAACCGAAGAAAATTTGCACAGGCAGCTCATTTATTCAGTAAAGATTCTTTTATATTTAACCTTCAACCTTATGAATTAATTTACCTTAAAAACAAAAATATTTCTCCCGTCATCAACGGAGCCGTGAATGAACTAATTGATAATGGCTCGATAAAAATAAACGCAGACCAAACAATTAGCACCAACAAACTAACATTTATAAAATCACGAGAACATCAACAAATTGTCGATTTACTAAATGAGCTTGGAAAGACTTCTTACTCAAATTTTTTCATTCAGCTTATTAAAAAACCTGTCTTTACAAATATGATTAATTCAATGGAGGCTGTTAAAAAATATTTTAACAGGTCAAGGTTTTTTTCCAATTTGTTTGTCCTAAATTTAATTGTTTTTCTTTCATTAATGATGTTTGGATTTCTCAGAATCACAACAGGAATTTTACGTGAAAAACCAATTCTTCAAATAAGTTTTGTCGTTATTATTTTAATTTTTATGATGATTGGATATCTATTCAGGCTTACTCTTTTGTTTGGTTCTAAAATTTTACCCAACTTATACAAAACCGTTATATTACCGAAGAAAAACACCAACAACGATTGGCAATGGAGCTATTTTCTTTTGGGAACTGCAGTTTTAACAACGTCTTTTGCACCTTTAACCAATCAAACTACAGCTATTACTTCTGATGGTGGTTGCGGAACTTCATCATCAGACTCTTCTTGCGGCGGAAGCTCGTGCAGCAGTTGTGGCGGTTGTGGTGGAGATTAA
- a CDS encoding NAD(P)/FAD-dependent oxidoreductase, with protein sequence MNETEYEVIIIGGSYSGLSAAMALGRSLRKTLVIDSGKPCNEQTPHSHNFLTQDGKSPKEIAESAKKQVSDYETVHFHQGKAVDAKKTELGFEIITENDEKFHSKKLIVATGIVDEIPDIKGFKESWGISLIHCPYCHGYEYRNKKTGIIANGDKAIHISSLVKNLTEDVTILTRGKEVFTAEQKEKLKRNNIQIIEHEISELKHQNGIVESIIFSDQTEMNFDAVYGAFPFHQHSEIPKILDCEFTEFGHIKTDQFQKTNIPGVFVCGDNSSMMRSVSNAVMTGNVAGAIVNMELVTDYF encoded by the coding sequence ATGAATGAAACAGAATACGAAGTAATCATTATCGGGGGAAGTTATTCCGGGCTTTCTGCTGCGATGGCTTTAGGAAGATCATTAAGAAAAACTTTAGTGATAGACAGCGGAAAACCCTGCAATGAACAAACGCCTCATTCTCATAATTTTCTGACTCAGGACGGAAAATCGCCCAAAGAAATTGCAGAAAGTGCAAAAAAGCAAGTAAGCGACTATGAAACCGTTCACTTTCACCAAGGAAAAGCAGTTGATGCTAAAAAAACTGAATTAGGTTTTGAAATCATTACAGAAAACGACGAAAAATTTCATTCAAAAAAATTAATTGTTGCAACGGGAATTGTAGATGAAATTCCAGACATCAAAGGTTTTAAGGAATCTTGGGGAATATCTCTGATTCATTGTCCTTATTGTCACGGCTATGAATACAGAAATAAAAAAACAGGGATTATTGCCAATGGAGACAAAGCCATACATATTTCTTCGCTTGTTAAAAATCTAACTGAAGACGTTACCATTCTCACTCGTGGAAAAGAAGTTTTCACAGCTGAGCAAAAAGAAAAATTGAAGCGAAACAACATTCAGATTATTGAGCATGAAATATCGGAATTGAAACACCAAAATGGAATCGTTGAAAGCATTATTTTCTCAGACCAAACAGAAATGAATTTTGATGCAGTTTACGGAGCTTTTCCTTTTCACCAACACTCTGAAATTCCAAAAATATTAGATTGTGAGTTTACAGAATTTGGTCACATTAAAACAGATCAGTTTCAGAAAACAAATATTCCGGGAGTTTTTGTTTGCGGCGACAATTCATCAATGATGCGTTCAGTTTCTAACGCTGTGATGACCGGAAATGTAGCCGGAGCAATAGTGAATATGGAACTGGTGACGGATTATTTTTAA
- a CDS encoding Fur family transcriptional regulator, whose amino-acid sequence MIRRSTPTKDAVLNVLADSKKAMSQEAIMKNIAIDIDRATIYRVLNRFCEDKILHKIVAEDGKQYFAVCIKCEDKKLANHHFHFRCTQCQTIECLPVAVQFSLEKGYQVESVNCILTGVCKDCA is encoded by the coding sequence ATGATAAGAAGAAGTACACCCACCAAAGATGCAGTTTTGAATGTTTTAGCAGATTCTAAAAAAGCGATGAGTCAGGAAGCTATTATGAAAAATATTGCAATCGATATCGATAGAGCAACCATCTATCGCGTTCTCAACCGATTCTGTGAAGACAAAATTCTCCACAAAATTGTAGCCGAAGACGGAAAGCAATATTTTGCCGTATGCATTAAATGTGAAGATAAAAAACTGGCGAATCATCATTTTCATTTTCGGTGTACGCAATGTCAAACCATAGAATGTTTACCGGTTGCGGTTCAGTTTTCTTTGGAAAAAGGATATCAGGTTGAAAGTGTCAATTGTATTTTAACCGGAGTTTGTAAAGATTGTGCATAA
- a CDS encoding S41 family peptidase → MKKTSVLLIFFLFQQYIFAQKEQYYDFIKTWNFIKYYHPDVASGKINADSLFLVNVKNVSSQDDFNSVTNKLISNLNKKLTTSVPVETSKDILTKNQNFDWFQKNKKISAENKDVLNSIYIHRYNFENLPKEKLVSDEKEYSFPKTENLPLEYRLLILAKIQGVVDYLFPHKYLMDKDFDVFFKNKIDETVKTNSRKDFEIILAKLVAKMEDSHSLSFYRHLNDKKEIFNASYFAPFDYQIVDNYILITKLIFPEICAKAQINVGDRILSMGEKSISQIIKEKSELISASNTEKLRFTLSNYPNNLIWNDNLQTKTLKIQSAKDGKTDTKMVEFIDLNDKAMYAVLEKYLIEKIQKKENHQLIHPDVAYFKTNKTLGFINNVDDDKIDAKMDSILNSASQKKAIVFDMREYPDWGGFVYHYIYKYFSPAENYFGKYYKPNLKNIGTFVYKDYDYFPSIPDKTMHSYKGKVFILVNPETRSASEWYSMSLQKIFPQSLTIGQQTSGGDGDMVKVKLPGNYVLEFTGNGIFYPDNSQTQQIGIRMNKKIKYSDKAILEERDLEFERILNEIQK, encoded by the coding sequence ATGAAAAAAACATCAGTTCTTCTTATCTTTTTTCTATTTCAACAATACATTTTCGCTCAGAAAGAGCAATATTACGATTTCATCAAAACCTGGAATTTCATTAAATATTATCATCCCGACGTTGCAAGCGGAAAAATAAATGCCGACAGTTTATTTTTGGTGAATGTAAAAAACGTAAGTTCTCAAGATGATTTTAATTCTGTGACCAATAAACTCATTTCAAATCTCAATAAAAAACTCACTACTTCTGTTCCTGTTGAAACATCAAAAGACATTCTTACAAAAAATCAGAACTTCGACTGGTTTCAGAAAAACAAAAAAATAAGTGCTGAAAATAAAGATGTACTCAACTCTATTTATATTCATCGATATAATTTTGAAAACCTTCCAAAAGAAAAGTTGGTAAGCGATGAAAAAGAATATTCGTTTCCGAAAACTGAAAATCTACCTTTAGAATACCGTTTGCTTATTTTAGCGAAAATTCAGGGCGTTGTAGATTATCTTTTTCCACACAAATATCTTATGGATAAAGATTTTGATGTTTTTTTTAAAAATAAAATAGACGAAACAGTAAAAACAAACTCAAGAAAAGATTTTGAAATTATTTTAGCAAAATTGGTTGCCAAAATGGAAGACAGCCACTCTTTAAGTTTTTATCGTCATTTGAATGACAAGAAAGAAATTTTCAACGCTTCTTACTTTGCTCCATTTGATTATCAGATTGTGGATAACTATATTTTAATTACTAAATTAATTTTTCCGGAAATCTGTGCTAAAGCTCAAATCAATGTAGGCGACAGAATACTTTCTATGGGTGAAAAAAGTATTTCACAAATTATTAAAGAGAAAAGCGAACTTATCTCAGCTTCGAATACAGAAAAACTAAGATTCACTCTTTCTAACTACCCAAACAACTTGATTTGGAACGATAATCTGCAAACTAAAACATTAAAAATACAGTCTGCAAAAGATGGTAAAACCGACACTAAGATGGTTGAGTTTATTGATTTGAACGACAAAGCCATGTATGCTGTTTTAGAAAAATATTTAATTGAGAAAATACAGAAAAAAGAAAATCATCAACTCATTCATCCTGATGTTGCCTATTTTAAAACCAATAAAACATTAGGCTTCATCAATAATGTGGATGATGATAAAATAGATGCTAAAATGGACAGCATTTTAAACAGCGCTTCACAGAAAAAAGCAATTGTTTTTGATATGAGAGAATATCCTGATTGGGGCGGTTTTGTTTATCATTATATCTACAAATATTTTTCACCTGCAGAAAATTATTTTGGAAAATATTATAAACCGAATTTAAAAAACATCGGAACATTTGTCTACAAAGATTATGATTATTTCCCGTCAATTCCAGACAAAACAATGCATAGTTACAAAGGAAAAGTTTTCATTCTTGTCAACCCGGAAACCCGAAGCGCCAGTGAATGGTACAGCATGAGTTTACAAAAAATATTTCCGCAATCTCTAACCATCGGCCAACAAACTTCCGGCGGAGACGGTGATATGGTAAAAGTAAAACTTCCGGGAAATTATGTTTTGGAATTTACAGGAAACGGAATTTTTTACCCTGACAATTCGCAAACCCAACAAATAGGAATCAGAATGAATAAAAAGATAAAATATTCTGATAAGGCTATTTTGGAGGAACGTGATTTGGAATTTGAGAGGATATTAAATGAAATTCAAAAATAA
- the pafA gene encoding alkaline phosphatase PafA, with product MFRKISIAAVTLLSVITIDAQKNKNNQVDRPKLVVGLVIDQMRWDYLYRYYSKYGNDGFKRLLNKGYSLNNVHIPYVPTVTALGHTSIYTGSVPAIHGIAGNDWTDKETGKNVYCTTDENVQPVGTTNVKVGSHSPKNLWSTTVTDELRLATNFQGKVVGVSLKDRASILPAGHTPNGAYWFDDSTGDFITSTYYMNDLPQWVKSFNSQNLPDQLVANGWNTLLPINQYTESSPDNSPWEGLLGSSKTPVFPYNNLAEDYKTKKDNIRYTPFGNTLTLKLAEASVEGENLGADDVTDILAINLASTDYAGHKFGPNSIEVEDVYLRLDQDLAQFFKYLDGKVGKNQYTVFVSADHGGAHSVGFLKEHKINTGFFGEGMEKNLNEKLKAKFGVDQLINGVDNYQIYFDRKLMADNKLELEDIKEFAIHELEKDPTVLYAVSTTEVQEATIPEPIKQRIINGINRQRSGDIQLISHDSMLPPYSKTGTTHSVWNSYDAHIPLIFMGWGIKHGESNKPYHMTDIAPTVSALLHIQFPSGNVGNPITEVLGR from the coding sequence ATGTTTAGGAAAATTTCAATTGCAGCAGTTACATTGCTGTCTGTGATTACAATCGATGCTCAGAAAAATAAAAACAATCAGGTTGACAGACCCAAATTGGTCGTAGGTTTGGTAATTGACCAGATGAGGTGGGATTATCTTTACCGATATTACAGCAAATATGGGAATGATGGTTTCAAAAGACTTTTGAATAAAGGATATTCCTTAAATAATGTACATATTCCTTACGTTCCTACGGTTACAGCTTTAGGGCATACTTCTATTTATACAGGCTCGGTTCCTGCGATTCATGGGATTGCGGGAAATGACTGGACGGATAAAGAAACGGGCAAAAATGTATATTGTACGACCGATGAAAATGTACAACCTGTCGGTACAACCAATGTAAAAGTAGGAAGCCATTCTCCAAAAAATCTTTGGTCTACTACCGTTACAGATGAACTGAGATTAGCAACCAACTTTCAAGGGAAAGTGGTGGGAGTTTCTCTAAAAGATAGAGCGTCAATTCTTCCTGCAGGCCATACACCAAATGGAGCCTATTGGTTTGACGATTCTACCGGAGATTTTATTACGAGTACTTATTATATGAATGATTTGCCGCAATGGGTAAAGTCTTTCAATTCTCAAAATCTTCCGGATCAGTTGGTGGCAAATGGTTGGAATACTTTATTGCCAATTAACCAATACACAGAAAGTTCGCCAGACAATTCTCCTTGGGAAGGGCTTTTAGGAAGTTCAAAAACTCCTGTTTTCCCTTATAATAATTTGGCTGAAGATTATAAAACTAAAAAAGATAACATCCGTTACACGCCTTTTGGAAATACACTGACTTTAAAATTAGCTGAAGCTTCTGTAGAAGGTGAAAATTTAGGAGCAGATGATGTAACTGATATTTTGGCAATCAATTTAGCTTCAACAGATTATGCGGGACATAAATTTGGACCAAATTCTATCGAAGTTGAAGATGTTTATTTAAGGTTAGATCAAGATTTGGCTCAGTTTTTTAAATATTTAGACGGGAAAGTTGGAAAGAATCAGTACACGGTTTTTGTTTCTGCAGATCACGGTGGCGCTCATTCTGTAGGTTTCCTGAAAGAGCATAAAATCAATACAGGATTTTTCGGTGAAGGAATGGAGAAAAATTTAAATGAAAAACTGAAAGCTAAGTTTGGCGTTGATCAATTAATTAATGGTGTTGATAACTACCAGATTTATTTCGATAGAAAATTAATGGCTGACAATAAGCTTGAATTGGAAGATATCAAAGAATTTGCAATTCACGAATTAGAAAAAGATCCTACCGTTTTATACGCTGTGTCTACAACCGAAGTACAGGAAGCAACAATTCCTGAACCGATAAAACAAAGAATTATTAACGGAATTAATAGACAGAGAAGTGGCGATATTCAATTGATTTCTCACGATTCTATGCTTCCTCCGTATTCAAAAACAGGAACTACACACAGTGTTTGGAATTCTTATGACGCCCATATTCCTTTGATTTTTATGGGTTGGGGAATTAAACATGGTGAAAGTAATAAGCCATATCATATGACCGATATTGCGCCGACGGTTTCAGCTTTGTTGCACATTCAGTTCCCAAGTGGAAATGTCGGTAATCCTATTACTGAGGTTTTAGGAAGATAA
- a CDS encoding barstar family protein: MNTIYIDFTEIGDYEDFYTQLKEKVKLPEHFGDNLDALSDVISGDLEMPLHLEFVNMSVDHLELFEDLLTTLEDAEDEVEDFTFTYYLEQYEDEGEEGEDEEIEEK; encoded by the coding sequence ATGAATACAATATACATCGACTTTACAGAAATCGGAGATTACGAAGATTTTTATACCCAACTTAAAGAAAAGGTAAAACTTCCGGAACATTTTGGAGATAATCTTGATGCGCTTTCAGATGTAATTTCTGGGGATTTAGAAATGCCTCTTCATCTAGAATTTGTAAATATGAGTGTAGATCATCTTGAACTATTTGAAGACCTTCTGACCACTTTGGAAGATGCGGAAGATGAAGTAGAAGATTTCACATTCACCTATTATCTCGAGCAATATGAAGATGAGGGCGAAGAAGGCGAGGATGAAGAAATTGAAGAAAAATAA
- a CDS encoding matrixin family metalloprotease encodes MNSETTTFITHEITKVYPHVKILEAIDLPHKAYYKDRNRYRADSIIKHLSKNTKDGFVTIGLTTKDISTTKGTIKDFGVMGLGFQPGKSCIASSFRLNKNNKNEQFFKVAIHEIGHTQGLKHCPERSCFMRDAEGKNHTDEETDFCTKCKNFLKTKNWKF; translated from the coding sequence ATGAATTCTGAGACGACAACGTTTATCACCCATGAAATCACAAAAGTTTATCCACATGTAAAAATTCTCGAAGCAATCGATTTACCCCACAAAGCCTATTATAAAGATAGGAACCGCTACAGAGCAGATTCAATTATTAAACATTTAAGTAAAAATACAAAAGATGGATTTGTAACAATAGGTTTAACGACAAAAGACATCAGTACAACAAAAGGTACCATTAAAGATTTTGGTGTTATGGGATTAGGGTTTCAACCCGGAAAATCTTGTATTGCATCGAGTTTCAGATTAAACAAAAACAATAAAAACGAACAGTTTTTCAAAGTTGCAATACATGAAATTGGTCATACGCAAGGTCTTAAACATTGTCCCGAAAGATCATGTTTTATGAGAGATGCGGAGGGTAAAAACCACACCGATGAAGAAACTGACTTTTGTACTAAGTGTAAAAATTTTTTAAAAACTAAAAATTGGAAATTTTAA
- a CDS encoding ribonuclease domain-containing protein, which produces MNSKIRSLFFACLGLLFGMSVMYIYNNFIAEKKAPSKTEKVSKKSNSSDYKEGNTIENSSEIYSITEQTTVINYVKKNHKLPDYYITKNEAKKLGWNPSQGNLCETLPGRVIGGDYFGNREGKLPKDEKYFEADVNYNCGNRNSDRIIFTKKGDVYLTKDHYKSFEKK; this is translated from the coding sequence ATGAATTCTAAAATACGATCGCTATTCTTTGCCTGTCTCGGACTCCTTTTTGGAATGTCTGTGATGTATATTTACAATAATTTTATTGCAGAGAAAAAAGCACCTTCTAAAACCGAGAAAGTATCCAAAAAATCAAATAGTTCTGATTATAAAGAAGGAAATACAATTGAAAACAGCAGTGAAATTTATTCTATCACAGAACAAACTACTGTAATTAATTATGTGAAGAAAAATCACAAACTTCCCGATTATTACATCACAAAAAATGAGGCTAAAAAGCTGGGTTGGAATCCTTCTCAGGGAAATCTTTGCGAGACTCTTCCCGGAAGAGTAATCGGTGGAGATTATTTTGGAAACCGTGAAGGGAAACTTCCAAAAGATGAAAAATATTTTGAAGCAGACGTAAACTACAACTGTGGAAATAGAAATTCTGACAGAATTATTTTCACAAAAAAAGGTGATGTGTATTTAACTAAAGATCACTATAAGAGTTTTGAGAAGAAATAG
- the nadE gene encoding NAD(+) synthase, with translation MQTQKVIDHIVEWLKDYAEKSGAKGYILGVSGGVDSGVVSTLAAMTGLKTLLIEMPIRQKEDQVNRAWEHMNDLKSKFPNVEAMSVNLTPAFEELYKTFDVHDDEFPNEKLAFANTRSRLRMLTLYYYGQINGLLVCGTGNKVEDFGIGFYTKYGDGGVDVSPIADLYKTEVYELARALNLVKNIQEAIPTDGLWDAERTDEMQIGATYPELEKIQKEWGTKTEADYNGRDLEVFKIFSRMNKAAQHKINPIPVCEINEEWRN, from the coding sequence ATGCAGACACAAAAAGTAATAGATCATATCGTAGAATGGCTGAAAGATTATGCCGAAAAATCGGGAGCTAAAGGTTATATTTTAGGAGTTTCGGGTGGTGTAGATTCTGGAGTAGTTTCTACTTTGGCAGCGATGACAGGTTTGAAAACTTTGTTAATCGAAATGCCAATTCGCCAAAAAGAAGATCAGGTAAACCGAGCTTGGGAACACATGAATGATCTAAAATCTAAATTTCCGAATGTGGAAGCAATGTCTGTGAATCTAACACCAGCTTTTGAAGAATTATACAAGACTTTTGATGTACATGATGATGAATTTCCGAATGAGAAATTGGCTTTTGCGAATACAAGATCACGTTTGAGAATGCTGACTTTGTATTATTACGGGCAAATCAACGGACTTTTGGTTTGCGGAACCGGCAATAAAGTAGAAGATTTCGGAATTGGTTTTTACACCAAATACGGTGACGGCGGTGTAGATGTCTCTCCTATCGCTGATCTTTACAAAACTGAAGTTTATGAATTAGCGAGAGCTTTAAATCTTGTTAAAAACATTCAGGAAGCCATCCCTACAGACGGACTTTGGGACGCAGAAAGAACTGACGAAATGCAGATTGGCGCAACCTACCCAGAACTTGAAAAAATTCAAAAAGAATGGGGAACAAAAACTGAAGCCGATTACAATGGTAGAGATCTGGAAGTTTTTAAAATTTTCAGCAGAATGAATAAAGCAGCGCAACATAAAATCAACCCAATTCCGGTGTGTGAGATTAATGAAGAATGGAGGAATTAA
- a CDS encoding leucine-rich repeat domain-containing protein: MKKILPLLIFFSSFFFSQKIQFKDKNFEKVILERYDINKNGSIDQNEYSSVTTINLKGIQIESYEDVYLFRARKLLLGDFPIKNLIIKNHPTLAVVKCDNCDLTTFEIENNPNLNSIYIYKNKLKNIVIKNCPNIDYINLSDNNISEINLDQFQKLETLHISNNNLLILNVQNLPKLKLLTLDGNHIKKLDISKNPKLYSVTTYGNGSKKIDIIKSKDFKGEIVDVNPYIRKKELLPPPPPPAGNHNN; this comes from the coding sequence ATGAAAAAAATATTACCCTTACTTATATTTTTTTCTTCATTTTTTTTCTCTCAAAAAATTCAATTTAAGGATAAAAATTTTGAAAAAGTAATATTGGAGCGATATGACATTAATAAAAACGGAAGTATAGATCAGAATGAATACTCTTCTGTTACTACAATAAACCTTAAAGGAATACAAATTGAATCTTATGAAGATGTGTATTTATTTAGGGCAAGAAAACTATTGCTTGGAGATTTCCCAATAAAAAATCTTATAATAAAAAATCATCCAACCTTGGCTGTAGTTAAATGCGACAATTGTGATTTAACAACATTTGAAATTGAGAATAATCCTAATCTCAATAGTATTTATATCTATAAAAATAAATTAAAAAATATTGTCATAAAAAACTGTCCAAACATTGATTATATTAATTTATCAGATAATAATATTTCTGAAATAAATTTAGATCAATTTCAAAAATTAGAAACTCTTCATATCAGTAATAATAATCTATTGATATTAAATGTGCAAAATCTACCTAAATTGAAATTGCTTACATTAGATGGAAACCACATTAAAAAATTGGATATTTCTAAAAATCCCAAACTATATTCTGTAACAACTTATGGAAATGGATCAAAAAAAATAGATATTATAAAATCTAAAGATTTTAAAGGAGAAATAGTGGATGTAAATCCATATATAAGAAAGAAAGAACTTCTTCCTCCACCTCCGCCTCCGGCAGGAAATCATAATAATTAA